Proteins from a single region of Carassius carassius chromosome 25, fCarCar2.1, whole genome shotgun sequence:
- the LOC132104357 gene encoding fatty acid-binding protein, adipocyte-like: MVDKFVGTWKMTASENFDEYMKALGVGFATRQVGNRTKPNLIVCVDDQGQICMKSQSTFKTTEVKFKLSESFEEITADDRKTTTVITLENGKLVQKQTWDGKESTIEREVTDGKLIAKCIMGDVVAVRTYVKEA, from the exons ATGGTTGACAAATTCGTGGGAACATGGAAGATGACCGCCAGCGAAAACTTTGACGAGTACATGAAGGCTCTAG GTGTGGGTTTCGCCACTCGTCAGGTGGGAAACCGGACCAAGCCAAACCTGATCGTGTGTGTGGATGATCAGGGGCAAATATGCATGAAGTCGCAGAGCACCTTCAAAACTACTGAGGTCAAATTCAAACTCAGCGAGTCATTCGAGGAGATCACGGCGGATGACAGAAAGACTACG ACTGTCATTACTCTAGAGAACGGCAAACTTGTGCAGAAACAGACCTGGGATGGCAAAGAGTCGACGATAGAGAGGGAGGTGACGGATGGGAAATTAATAGCT AAATGTATAATGGGTGATGTAGTGGCTGTGAGGACATATGTGAAGGAGGCATGA
- the LOC132104742 gene encoding large ribosomal subunit protein mL53-like isoform X2, whose translation MAASGGAVVLKTVKKIIVQFCPFYSNVRSTREFLILVGSEKARATNMNCEVITEVKHDRSEPVIDITFKRLVMKGSKITTQEMLSALQTRCSAKHPQAKTADKK comes from the exons ATGGCGGCGTCCGGGGGAGCAGTAGTGTTAAAGACAGTTAAGAAAATAATTGTACAGTTTTGCCCCTTTTATTCTAATGTTCGCTCCACAAG AGAGTTTCTCATCCTGGTCGGGTCTGAAAAAGCCAGAGCCACTAATATGAACTGTGAAGTTATCACAGAAGTAAAGCATGACCGATCAGAGCCTGTGATTGACATCACATTTA AGAGGCTGGTGATGAAGGGATCCAAAATAACCACACAAGAAATGCTCTCAGCCTTACAGACCCGATGCAGTGCTAAACATCCTCAAGCTAAAACAGCAGACAAGAAGTAA
- the LOC132104742 gene encoding large ribosomal subunit protein mL53-like isoform X1, which yields MAASGGAVVLKTVKKIIVQFCPFYSNVRSTREFLILVGSEKARATNMNCEVITEVKHDRSEPVIDITFMDGERLVMKGSKITTQEMLSALQTRCSAKHPQAKTADKK from the exons ATGGCGGCGTCCGGGGGAGCAGTAGTGTTAAAGACAGTTAAGAAAATAATTGTACAGTTTTGCCCCTTTTATTCTAATGTTCGCTCCACAAG AGAGTTTCTCATCCTGGTCGGGTCTGAAAAAGCCAGAGCCACTAATATGAACTGTGAAGTTATCACAGAAGTAAAGCATGACCGATCAGAGCCTGTGATTGACATCACATTTA TGGATGGAGAGAGGCTGGTGATGAAGGGATCCAAAATAACCACACAAGAAATGCTCTCAGCCTTACAGACCCGATGCAGTGCTAAACATCCTCAAGCTAAAACAGCAGACAAGAAGTAA